A DNA window from Pseudodesulfovibrio thermohalotolerans contains the following coding sequences:
- the nifH gene encoding nitrogenase iron protein, whose translation MRKVAIYGKGGIGKSTTTQNTVAGLAEMGRKVMVVGCDPKADSTRLLLGGLAQKSVLDTLREEGEDVELEDIRKPGFGGTWCVESGGPEPGVGCAGRGIITSINMLESLGAYEESEGLDYAFYDVLGDVVCGGFAMPIRDGKAQEIYIVCSGEMMAMYAANNICKGIMKYAESGGVRLGGLICNSRNTDREADLITELASKLGTQMIYFVPRDNDVQRAEINRKTVIEWDGDVPQANEYRGLAKAIDENEMFVIPTPLEIEDLEKLLMDYGIMEAA comes from the coding sequence ATGAGGAAAGTAGCTATTTACGGAAAGGGCGGCATCGGCAAGTCCACCACCACCCAGAACACGGTCGCCGGATTGGCGGAAATGGGCCGCAAGGTCATGGTCGTGGGCTGTGACCCCAAGGCCGACTCCACCCGTCTGCTACTCGGTGGTCTGGCTCAGAAGTCCGTTCTGGATACCCTTCGCGAGGAAGGCGAGGACGTGGAACTCGAAGATATCCGCAAGCCCGGCTTCGGCGGTACCTGGTGTGTGGAATCCGGTGGCCCCGAGCCCGGTGTGGGCTGTGCGGGACGCGGCATCATCACTTCCATCAACATGCTGGAGTCCCTCGGGGCCTACGAGGAGTCGGAAGGGCTGGACTACGCCTTCTACGACGTCCTCGGCGACGTTGTTTGCGGCGGCTTCGCTATGCCCATCCGCGACGGCAAGGCCCAGGAAATCTACATCGTCTGCTCCGGCGAGATGATGGCCATGTACGCGGCCAACAATATCTGCAAGGGCATCATGAAGTACGCTGAATCCGGCGGCGTCCGTCTGGGCGGGCTCATCTGCAACTCCCGTAACACGGACCGCGAGGCCGATCTGATTACCGAACTTGCCTCCAAGCTTGGCACCCAGATGATCTACTTCGTTCCCCGCGACAACGACGTGCAGCGCGCCGAAATCAACCGCAAGACCGTTATCGAATGGGACGGCGACGTTCCTCAGGCCAACGAGTACCGCGGTTTGGCCAAAGCCATCGACGAAAACGAGATGTTCGTTATTCCGACCCCGCTCGAGATCGAAGACCTGGAAAAGCTGCTCATGGACTACGGCATCATGGAAGCCGCCTAG
- a CDS encoding LeuA family protein: protein MLIDTTLREGAQLFGAYFSMEARERIISGLLAVGVEEIELGWVGQEGLDELLGRTKNRRGRTALSVWSPCRETDIRTAARLGIERINIGVPVSDLHIGERLKTDREGLLERLARTVLAARLMGIGYVSVGLEDVSRADRDFALKAAGLAQDVGASRIRLSDSLGLLSPSGTMELVAAFRSKLEIDLAVHCHDDFGMATGNAVSALSAGAHFADASLLGIGERSGIAATEELAAYLAIKEESHAYDVQNLRGLCHFVSEAAGVPIPRTKAIAGKDIFACESGLHAHALSKSPGLFEPFDPSRISANRMVAVGGKSGRAAVARALADHGLDLPEQGLAALVREVRKLAWELERPLTCGELTELVKN, encoded by the coding sequence ATGTTGATCGACACCACACTCAGGGAAGGAGCGCAGCTTTTCGGGGCCTACTTTTCCATGGAGGCCAGGGAACGGATCATATCCGGCCTGCTGGCCGTCGGCGTGGAGGAGATCGAGCTCGGCTGGGTCGGACAGGAAGGGCTGGACGAACTCCTGGGCAGGACGAAAAATCGGCGCGGCCGCACCGCCCTGTCCGTCTGGTCGCCCTGCCGCGAAACAGACATCCGTACTGCCGCGAGACTGGGGATCGAACGCATCAACATCGGTGTCCCGGTTTCCGACCTGCACATAGGGGAACGGCTCAAGACCGACCGCGAGGGGCTTCTGGAACGCCTGGCCCGCACCGTGCTCGCGGCCCGTCTCATGGGCATCGGCTATGTGTCCGTGGGGTTGGAGGACGTGTCCAGGGCAGACCGGGACTTCGCCCTCAAGGCGGCTGGTCTGGCGCAAGACGTGGGCGCGTCCCGCATCCGCCTGTCCGACTCACTCGGGCTGCTCTCCCCATCAGGAACCATGGAACTCGTCGCCGCTTTCAGGAGCAAACTTGAAATCGACCTGGCCGTGCATTGCCACGACGACTTCGGCATGGCCACGGGCAACGCCGTTTCCGCGCTGTCCGCCGGAGCGCATTTCGCCGACGCCAGCCTGCTCGGCATCGGCGAACGGTCGGGCATCGCGGCCACAGAGGAGCTGGCCGCTTATCTGGCAATCAAGGAGGAAAGCCATGCGTATGATGTTCAAAACCTTCGCGGACTCTGCCATTTCGTTTCTGAAGCTGCCGGGGTACCGATTCCCCGAACCAAGGCGATCGCGGGCAAGGACATTTTCGCTTGCGAGTCCGGCCTGCACGCGCACGCCCTCAGCAAGTCGCCCGGTCTTTTCGAGCCGTTCGATCCAAGTCGCATCAGCGCGAACCGGATGGTCGCGGTTGGCGGCAAAAGTGGGCGAGCGGCAGTGGCCCGCGCCCTCGCCGACCACGGCCTCGACCTTCCGGAACAGGGTCTCGCGGCCCTTGTCCGCGAAGTAAGGAAACTGGCCTGGGAGCTGGAACGCCCCCTGACCTGCGGGGAACTGACCGAACTCGTCAAAAACTAG
- the modB gene encoding molybdate ABC transporter permease subunit, giving the protein MDVSSLLVTGKLALAVTPVLLALCMPLAYWLAASNAPCKRYIEAACNLPMVLPPTVLGFGLLMVMSPKSPFGAAWEAAFGFPLPFSFTGLVLGSLAYSLPFGVLPMRAAFEKIDPGIIEAARSSGMTGLQTFRHVILPNAVGGVTASAALIFAHTVGEFGVALMLGGSIPGRTKVASIAIFEHSEALEYGQAGLLSLALLIVSYAALLVIGRCNAAGRAAPPRGTARRTSRRDADFQNAKRGFHADHIHAVR; this is encoded by the coding sequence ATGGACGTCTCCTCGCTCCTGGTCACCGGCAAACTGGCCCTTGCGGTCACCCCTGTCCTGCTCGCCCTGTGTATGCCTCTGGCCTACTGGCTGGCCGCGTCCAACGCCCCTTGCAAGCGGTACATTGAGGCGGCGTGCAACCTGCCCATGGTTCTGCCGCCCACGGTGCTCGGCTTCGGCCTGCTCATGGTCATGAGTCCGAAATCCCCCTTTGGAGCGGCCTGGGAAGCCGCCTTCGGCTTTCCCCTGCCCTTCTCCTTCACAGGGCTGGTCCTCGGCTCCCTGGCCTACAGCCTGCCCTTCGGCGTGCTGCCCATGCGCGCGGCCTTCGAAAAAATCGACCCGGGCATCATCGAGGCGGCGCGCTCTTCGGGCATGACCGGCTTGCAGACTTTCCGCCACGTGATTCTGCCCAACGCCGTGGGCGGGGTCACGGCCTCGGCCGCGCTGATCTTCGCGCACACCGTGGGGGAATTCGGGGTGGCGCTGATGCTCGGCGGCTCCATTCCCGGCCGCACCAAGGTAGCTTCCATAGCCATCTTCGAGCACTCCGAGGCATTGGAATACGGCCAGGCGGGCCTGCTCTCCCTGGCCCTGCTGATCGTCAGCTACGCGGCTCTGCTCGTCATCGGACGGTGCAACGCCGCCGGACGCGCCGCGCCGCCCCGGGGCACCGCCCGCCGGACATCCCGACGCGACGCCGATTTTCAAAACGCCAAGAGAGGTTTTCATGCGGACCATATCCACGCAGTACGGTGA